A genomic stretch from Setaria italica strain Yugu1 chromosome VII, Setaria_italica_v2.0, whole genome shotgun sequence includes:
- the LOC101760074 gene encoding scarecrow-like protein 8: MEPGAPWRDPRQGYAYGVGSAMQMQLQQRADAAAGGGGVLKRSLGELERWQHQQQQHVAAQQALYLRAVRQRTAAAADIAALLGGGPTQPLVLSGSSFGGGLASPSSTLSSLTTASRAAVPLMHPQPQPQLQQQRQVPLMTSSPQTQAFGLSRAPPPPQPASPSQLFMLQELEKQLFDDDDDESVAAMSGTGSAVTNSEWEETIQQLNSITAAPSPGLPASATPNNNNNANAGMTRSPSNSSSSTASSSASCSPPTPGAASRQLLSEAAVALADGNHEAAATHLVALKRAANQHGDAEQRLIAMMVAALSSRIVPTASALAQHLAELCGAEQRAGSQLLHDISPCFRLALHAASAAIVEAVGDHRAIHLVDFDVSFQQHTALIQYLADRRVPGTSLKVTAVIDPSSPFTQTQSLTATLSAIGEQLKQLAERAGIEYRFKVVSCRAAELDASRLGCAPGEALAVNLAFALSHVPDESVSPANPRDELLRRVRALGPQVVALVEQELNTNTAPLAARFTDACAHYGAILESLDATLGRESAEKKARAEAALARKAANAVGREGPDRLERCEVFGKWRARFGMAGFRPVALGPGIVDQVAARVGPAPPGITFKADNGVLRLCWMGRVVTVASAWR; the protein is encoded by the coding sequence ATGGAGCCAGGCGCGCCGTGGCGCGATCCGCGCCAGGGGTACGCCTACGGGGTCGGATCGGCGATGCagatgcagctgcagcagcgggccgacgcggccgccggcgggggaggGGTGCTCAAGAGGAGCCTCGGCGAGCTGGAGAGGtggcagcaccagcagcagcagcacgtcgCGGCGCAGCAGGCGCTGTACCTGCGCGCCGTGAGgcagcgcacggcggcggcggcggatatCGCAGCCCTGCTGGGCGGGGGGCCGACCCAGCCCCTGGTCCTCTCCGGGTCCAGCTTCGGAGGGGGCCTGGCGTCGCCTTCGTCGACGCTGTCGTCGCTCACGACCGCGTCGAGGGCCGCGGTGCCGCTGATGCatccgcagccgcagccgcagctgcagcagcagcggcaggttCCGCTCATGACGTCCTCGCCGCAGACGCAGGCCTTCGGCTTGTCGagggcgcctccgccgcctcagcCGGCATCGCCGAGCCAGCTGTTCATGTTGCAGGAGCTCGAGAAGCAGCTgtttgacgacgacgacgacgagtcgGTGGCGGCGATGAGCGGCACGGGCTCCGCGGTGACCAACTCCGAGTGGGAGGAGACGATACAGCAGCTCAACTCCAtcaccgccgcgccgtcgccggggcTCCCTGCGTCGGCGACCccgaacaacaacaacaacgctAACGCGGGGATGACGAGGTCACCTTCCAActcgtcctcctccacggcgTCTTCCTCCGCGTCCTGctcgcccccgaccccgggggcCGCGTCGCGGCAGCTGCTCTCCGAAGCCGCGGTCGCTCTCGCCGACGGCAATCACGAAGCGGCGGCCACCCACCTGGTCGCCCTCAAGCGCGCGGCCAACCAGCACGGCGACGCCGAGCAGCGGCTGATTGCCATGATGGTGGCCGCGCTGTCCTCCCGCATTGTCCCGACCGCCTCCGCCCTAGCTCAACACCTCGCCGAGCTCTGTGGCGCCGAGCAGCGCGCCGGGTCCCAGCTCCTCCACGACATCTCCCCGTGCTTCCGCCTCGCCCTCcacgccgccagcgccgccatcGTCGAAGCTGTGGGCGACCACCGCGCCATCCACCTCGTCGACTTCGACGTCAGCTTCCAGCAGCACACGGCCCTTATCCAGTACCTCGCTGACCGCCGCGTGCCGGGCACGTCCCTGAAGGTCACCGCCGTCATCGACCCAAGCTCGCCGTTCACGCAGACGCAGTCTCTAACTGCAACGCTCTCCGCCATCGGGGAGCAGCTGAAGCAGCTCGCCGAGCGAGCGGGCATCGAGTACCGCTTTAAAGTGGTCAGCTGCAGAGCCGCAGAGCTGGATGCGTCCAGGCTGGGGTGCGCGCCCGGGGAGGCGCTGGCCGTCAACCTCGCCTTCGCGCTCTCCCACGTCCCCGACGAGAGCGTCTCTCCGGCGAACCCCCGGGACGAGCTCCTCCGCCGCGTGCGCGCGCTGGGCCCGCAGGTGGTGGCGCTCGTCGAGCAGGAGCTGAACACGAACACGGCCCCGCTGGCCGCGCGCTTCACGGACGCGTGCGCGCACTACGGCGCCATCCTGGAGTCGCTGGACGCGACGCTGGGGCGGGAGAGCGCGGAGAAGAAGGCCAGGGCCGAGGCGGCCCTGGCGAGGAAGGCGGCGAACGCGGTCGGCCGCGAGGGCCCCGACCGACTGGAGCGGTGCGAGGTCTTCGGCAAGTGGCGCGCCCGGTTCGGCATGGCGGGTTTCCGCCCGGTGGCGCTCGGCCCGGGCATTGTGGACCAGGTCGCCGCCCGCGTCGGCCCGGCGCCGCCCGGGATCACGTTCAAGGCGGACAACGGCGTGCTCCGGCTCTGCTGGATGGGGCGTGTGGTGACCGTCGCCTCCGCGTGGCGCtag
- the LOC101760892 gene encoding SUMO-conjugating enzyme SCE1: MATGGIARSRLAEERKKWRRSHPHGFVAKPETLPDGSVNLMVWKCVVPGKEGTDWEGGYFPLTLQFPEDYPSNAPVCKFPAGFFHVNVYPTGAVCLSILSNAWKPSITVCQILIGIQDLLDHPNPASPAQDACYRLYKKDMRSYKDRVRQQAKQYPSLV; the protein is encoded by the exons ATGGCGACCGGAGGCATCGCCCGCAGCCGCCTCGCCGAGGAGCGCAAGAAATGGCGCAGGAGCCATCCCCAT GGGTTCGTGGCGAAGCCGGAGACGCTGCCGGATGGGTCCGTCAACCTCATGGTCTGGAAGTGCGTCGTACCCGGGAAGGAAGGC ACTGACTGGGAGGGTGGATATTTCCCGCTGACTTTGCAATTTCCTGAAGATTACCCAAGCAATGCTCCCGTCTGCAAGTTTCCAGCAGGATTCTTCCACGTCAATGTCTACCCTACTGGAGCAGTGTGCTTATCAATACTCAGCAAT GCATGGAAGCCTTCCATTACGGTGTGTCAAATCCTCATAGGAATCCAGGACTTGCTTGACCATCCTAATCCAGCGTCTCCTGCACAAGATGCATGCTATCGCCTCTACAAAAAG GATATGCGTTCATACAAGGATCGTGTCCGTCAGCAGGCGAAGCAGTATCCTTCACTTGTGTAG
- the LOC101761556 gene encoding uncharacterized protein LOC101761556: MLSLSYATASTSSCCHDDSVPRREAFLLLLLAATVALAVPQQQDLQLQDTVLLDDVVEEAAEEWYHGRHRRTGVAYPLALPGSLSSVEATVARFRAGSLRRYGVRRFGEFAVPPGLAVRGRAAHLIAVRVNLGNLSSLYDEYAVGAGYRLASPVLGLMFYGLARRNGTAALEIDLTGAAIRVNFSVAVPALRPGAAALCMAVGLNGSVTVTDVEDGTNTCHASDQGHFALVVGGAGDGGGSGEADIGEVSKWKLALFGAALGAGGTVLLGMVAVAVVSIQRRKSEMAEMERRAYEEEALRVSMVGHVRAPSAAGSRTTPDELESEYCATL, encoded by the coding sequence ATGCTGTCCCTGTCTTACGCTACCGCTTCTACTTCCAGCTGCTGCCATGACGACAGTGTTCCGCGCCGCGAAGCTtttctcctcctgctcctcgcgGCGACCGTTGCGCTCGCCGTTCCGCAGCAGCAGGACCTGCAGCTGCAGGACACCGTCCTGCTCGACGACGTcgtggaggaggccgcggaggagtGGTACCACGGGAGGCACCGGAGGACGGGCGTCGCGTACCCGCTCGCGCTCCCGGGGAGCCTGTCGAGCGTGGAGGCCACCGTGGCGCGGTTCCGTGCCGGCAGCCTCCGGAGGTACGGCGTCCGCCGGTTCGGGGAGTTCGCCGTGCCGCCGGGCCTCGCCgtgcgcggccgcgccgcgcaccTGATCGCGGTGCGCGTCAACCTGGGGAACCTCTCGTCCCTCTACGACGAGTACGCGGTGGGCGCCGGGTACCGCCTCGCGTCGCCGGTGCTGGGGCTCATGTTCTACGGCCTGGCGCGGCGCAACGGCACGGCGGCGCTGGAGATCGACCTGACGGGCGCCGCCATCCGCGTCAACTTCTCGGTGGCCGTGCCCGCGCTCCGGCCGGGCGCCGCGGCGCTCTGCATGGCCGTGGGGCTCAACGGCAGCGTCACCGTGACGGACGTGGAGGACGGGACCAACACCTGCCACGCGTCGGACCAGGGCCACTTCGCGCTCGTCGTCGGGggagccggcgacggcggcggcagcggggaggCGGACATCGGTGAGGTGAGCAAGTGGAAGCTGGCGCTGTTCGGCGCGGCGCTGGGCGCGGGCGGCACCGTGCTGCTGGGgatggtcgccgtcgccgtggtgAGCATCCAGCGGCGCAAGTCGGAGATGGCGGAGATGGAGCGGCGCGCGtacgaggaggaggcgctgcgCGTGTCCATGGTCGGCCACGTGCgcgcgccgtcggcggccgggTCGCGCACCACGCCGGACGAGCTGGAGAGCGAGTACTGTGCCACATTGTGA